One genomic segment of Mycolicibacterium chubuense NBB4 includes these proteins:
- a CDS encoding TetR/AcrR family transcriptional regulator: protein MATRSERKRPGRPPGTSDTRERILASARELFARNGIDKTSIRAIAADADVDPALVHHYYGTKTQLFAAAIQIPIDPMTIIGPLREVPVEDIGRVLPTLLLPLWDSELGKGFIATLRSILAGSAYDASIVRSFLQDVIAAEVGSRVDDPPGSGRLRVQYVASQLVGVAMARYVLELEPFKSLPVQQIADTIAPNLQRYLTGELPAQD, encoded by the coding sequence GTGGCGACCCGATCAGAGCGCAAGCGCCCCGGGCGACCTCCCGGGACCTCCGACACCCGGGAACGGATTCTTGCCAGCGCGCGGGAGCTGTTCGCCCGCAACGGGATCGACAAGACCTCGATTCGTGCGATCGCCGCCGACGCGGACGTCGACCCGGCCCTGGTGCACCACTACTACGGCACCAAGACGCAGCTCTTCGCGGCGGCGATCCAGATCCCGATCGATCCGATGACGATCATCGGGCCCCTCCGCGAGGTGCCCGTCGAGGACATCGGCCGCGTCTTGCCCACGCTGCTGCTGCCGCTGTGGGATTCCGAGCTGGGCAAGGGATTCATCGCCACACTGCGGTCGATCCTGGCCGGCAGCGCCTACGACGCCTCCATCGTCCGGTCGTTCCTTCAGGACGTGATCGCCGCCGAAGTGGGCAGCCGGGTCGACGACCCGCCGGGCAGCGGGCGGCTGCGCGTGCAATACGTCGCGTCCCAGCTGGTCGGCGTCGCGATGGCCCGGTACGTCCTCGAACTCGAACCGTTCAAGTCGTTACCAGTGCAACAGATCGCCGACACGATCGCGCCGAATCTCCAGCGCTATCTGACCGGTGAGCTGCCGGCCCAGGATTAA
- a CDS encoding NAD kinase: MTCERTILLVVHTGREEATEVARRVEKVLSANGIGLRVLSAEAVDRGPVHLAPDDLRALGVEIEVVDADENAAARCELVLVLGGDGTFLRAAELARNVEIPVLGVNLGKIGFLAEAEADSIDTVLDHIVRRDYRVEERMTLDVAVRAGGELLDRGWALNEASLEKGPRLGVLGVVIEVDGRPVSAFGCDGVLVSSPTGSTAYAFSAGGPVLWPDLEAILVVPNNAHALFSRPMVTSPNALIAIEIEGGGHDALVFCDGRREMVVPAGGRLEVTRCGTPLKWVRLDSAPFTDRLVRKFRLPVTGWRGQ; the protein is encoded by the coding sequence ATGACGTGCGAGCGCACCATCCTCCTCGTCGTGCACACCGGTCGCGAAGAGGCCACCGAAGTCGCCCGCCGCGTGGAGAAAGTGTTGAGTGCCAACGGAATCGGGCTACGGGTGCTCTCGGCCGAAGCTGTCGACCGCGGTCCGGTGCACCTGGCGCCCGACGACCTGCGCGCGCTCGGCGTGGAGATCGAGGTGGTCGACGCCGACGAGAACGCCGCCGCGAGGTGCGAGCTCGTGCTGGTCCTCGGCGGCGACGGAACGTTCCTGCGGGCCGCCGAATTGGCCCGCAACGTCGAGATCCCGGTGCTCGGCGTCAACCTCGGCAAGATCGGCTTCCTGGCCGAGGCGGAGGCGGATTCGATCGACACCGTCCTCGACCACATCGTCCGCCGTGACTACCGCGTCGAGGAGCGGATGACGCTGGACGTGGCGGTGCGCGCCGGCGGTGAACTGCTCGACCGCGGGTGGGCGCTCAACGAGGCCAGCTTGGAGAAAGGACCCCGCCTGGGCGTGCTCGGGGTCGTCATCGAAGTCGACGGACGTCCCGTGTCGGCGTTCGGGTGTGACGGTGTGCTGGTCTCGTCGCCGACCGGCTCGACGGCCTACGCGTTCTCCGCGGGCGGCCCCGTGCTGTGGCCGGACCTGGAAGCGATCCTCGTCGTACCGAACAACGCCCACGCTTTGTTTTCCCGCCCGATGGTGACCAGCCCGAACGCGCTGATCGCGATCGAGATCGAGGGCGGCGGACACGACGCGCTGGTGTTCTGTGACGGGCGCCGGGAGATGGTGGTGCCCGCCGGCGGCCGCCTCGAGGTCACCCGCTGCGGGACGCCGCTGAAGTGGGTACGGCTGGACAGCGCGCCGTTCACCGACCGGCTGGTGCGCAAGTTCCGGCTGCCGGTCACCGGGTGGCGCGGGCAGTAG
- a CDS encoding ABC transporter permease, producing MSVTGGRVSVHHPPRHRSSTRLSTRAYAATTQRILRQLAGDHRSVAMILLVPSLIITLIYFMFDDVSGTPHRPGAPSPFNNACLIMLGVFPLIVMFLITSITMQRERVSGTLERILTTPLRRLDLLAAYGTAFSIAAAAQATLACVVSFWLLGFDTAGSPAWVFAIAIVNAVLGVGLGLLCSAFARTEFQAVQFMPLVIAPQLLLCGIIVPRAALPEWLQWISNALPASYALEALQEVGAHPALTSVTVRDFAVVVGFAVLAMALAAATLRRRTP from the coding sequence ATGTCAGTCACTGGAGGACGCGTTTCTGTCCATCATCCGCCGCGGCATCGCAGCAGCACCCGCCTGAGCACGCGGGCGTACGCCGCGACCACCCAGCGGATCTTGCGCCAGCTCGCCGGCGACCATCGCAGTGTCGCGATGATCCTGCTCGTGCCGAGCCTGATCATCACCCTCATCTACTTCATGTTCGACGACGTCTCCGGCACGCCCCACCGCCCCGGCGCCCCGTCGCCGTTCAACAACGCCTGCCTGATCATGCTGGGGGTCTTTCCGCTGATCGTGATGTTCCTGATCACCTCGATCACGATGCAGCGGGAACGGGTCTCGGGCACCCTCGAGCGCATCCTGACCACACCGCTGCGCCGGCTCGATCTGCTCGCCGCGTACGGCACCGCCTTCTCGATCGCGGCCGCGGCGCAGGCGACTCTGGCGTGCGTGGTGTCGTTCTGGCTCCTGGGATTCGACACGGCGGGCAGCCCCGCATGGGTGTTCGCGATCGCGATCGTCAACGCGGTCCTCGGCGTCGGACTCGGCCTGCTCTGCAGTGCGTTCGCGCGCACCGAGTTCCAGGCGGTTCAGTTCATGCCGCTGGTGATCGCCCCACAACTGCTGCTGTGCGGCATCATCGTCCCGCGCGCCGCCCTGCCCGAGTGGCTGCAGTGGATCAGCAACGCACTACCGGCCAGCTACGCTCTCGAAGCCCTGCAGGAAGTCGGGGCCCACCCGGCACTGACCTCGGTCACCGTCCGGGACTTCGCGGTGGTCGTCGGATTCGCGGTGCTGGCGATGGCCCTGGCCGCGGCGACCCTACGGCGAAGGACACCCTAG
- a CDS encoding DNA-3-methyladenine glycosylase has protein sequence MSADELAVDPLSAARLLLGSVLTGRGVSATIVEVEAYGGPPDGPWPDAAAHSFRGPGVRNSVMFGPAGRLYTYRSHGIHVCANVSCATDGVAGAVLLRAAVIHSGSDIAAARRGASVKPVALARGPGNLCSALGIGMQDNGTDLFDPGSPVRLALNELRVGSTGPRVGVSKAADRPWRMWLAGHPEVSAYRRSPRAPAPGGSD, from the coding sequence ATGTCCGCCGACGAACTGGCCGTCGACCCGCTGAGCGCAGCCCGCCTCCTGCTGGGTTCGGTGCTGACCGGCCGCGGGGTAAGCGCGACGATCGTCGAGGTGGAGGCCTATGGCGGTCCGCCCGACGGCCCCTGGCCGGACGCGGCGGCGCATTCCTTCCGCGGGCCGGGCGTGCGGAACTCCGTGATGTTCGGCCCGGCGGGCAGGCTCTACACCTACCGAAGCCACGGCATCCACGTCTGCGCGAACGTGTCCTGCGCAACCGACGGGGTGGCCGGCGCCGTGCTGCTGCGCGCCGCGGTGATCCACTCGGGTTCCGACATCGCTGCCGCCCGCCGCGGGGCGTCGGTCAAACCGGTCGCGCTGGCACGCGGTCCCGGCAATCTGTGCTCCGCGCTCGGTATCGGCATGCAGGACAACGGGACCGACCTCTTCGATCCCGGGTCGCCGGTCCGGCTGGCGTTGAACGAGTTGCGAGTGGGCAGCACCGGCCCGCGGGTCGGGGTCAGCAAGGCCGCGGATCGGCCATGGCGCATGTGGCTGGCGGGCCACCCCGAAGTGTCGGCCTATCGGCGCAGCCCGCGGGCACCGGCTCCCGGCGGCAGCGACTAG
- a CDS encoding HAD-IIA family hydrolase: MTTLAQQHDCLLLDLDGTVFRGHEPTPGAVEALAAIEARVLFVTNNASRGAAQVAEHLRELGFTAGPDDIVTSAQSAARLLADQLPPGAKVLVVGTDALAGEVSGVGLTPVRQWSEEPVAVVQGHSPQTGWPDLAEAALAIRAGALWIAANIDKTLPSERGLLPGNGSMVAALRTATDRDPQVAGKPAPALMADALSRGRFHTPLVIGDRLDTDIAGANAAELPSLMVLCGVNTAEDAIWAQPTQRPDYLAEDLRSLTEHPDTLRVATHPAWRVEVDGTTVTVRSTGDDPGDRLSVVRAIAAAVWAADTNDHSGTITAGDDTARQAVERWSLPSAAID; encoded by the coding sequence GTGACTACCCTTGCGCAGCAGCATGATTGTCTGCTGCTCGACCTCGATGGCACGGTGTTCCGCGGACACGAGCCGACGCCGGGCGCCGTGGAGGCCCTCGCCGCGATCGAAGCGCGCGTTCTGTTCGTCACCAACAACGCTTCCCGTGGTGCCGCGCAGGTCGCCGAACACCTCCGCGAGCTCGGATTCACCGCGGGGCCCGACGACATCGTGACCAGCGCCCAGAGCGCTGCCCGTCTGCTGGCCGACCAACTGCCGCCCGGGGCGAAGGTCCTCGTCGTCGGTACCGACGCCCTGGCCGGCGAGGTCAGCGGCGTCGGCCTGACCCCGGTCCGGCAATGGTCGGAGGAGCCGGTAGCCGTCGTTCAGGGGCATTCGCCGCAGACCGGTTGGCCCGACCTCGCCGAGGCTGCTCTGGCGATCAGGGCCGGCGCGCTGTGGATCGCGGCCAACATCGACAAGACGCTTCCGTCGGAGCGGGGCCTGCTGCCCGGAAACGGCTCGATGGTCGCCGCGCTGCGCACCGCCACCGACCGCGACCCGCAGGTGGCCGGCAAACCGGCGCCGGCACTGATGGCAGATGCCCTGTCGCGCGGGCGGTTTCACACGCCGCTGGTCATCGGTGACCGGCTCGACACCGACATCGCCGGCGCCAATGCCGCCGAACTGCCGAGCCTGATGGTGCTGTGCGGAGTCAACACCGCCGAGGACGCGATCTGGGCGCAGCCCACGCAGCGACCCGATTACCTCGCCGAGGACCTGCGGTCCCTCACCGAGCACCCCGACACCCTGCGAGTGGCGACGCACCCGGCCTGGCGCGTCGAGGTCGACGGGACGACGGTCACCGTGCGATCCACCGGGGATGACCCGGGGGATCGGCTGTCGGTGGTGCGGGCGATCGCCGCCGCGGTCTGGGCGGCCGACACGAACGACCATTCGGGGACTATCACCGCCGGTGACGACACCGCCCGACAGGCCGTCGAACGATGGTCGCTGCCCTCAGCCGCGATCGACTAG
- a CDS encoding alpha/beta hydrolase, whose protein sequence is MVRESLRVIPDGLVDVTAPVTIDGLSYIDPADPALPMYEVIANNRRPVALRDLMIEPVRSGYIGDGHQPDPALVPPSGAEAVPGVSVDQVYLPVRDGVARCQLYRPAGSGEQALPVIVYYHGGGFTVGSSEDCDFLARKLAVTNDALVVSANYRSAPEFMFPVPLDDAFDVYRWVVEHGADLDADPTRIVVAGDSAGSNFAAVIPLRARDEGVRPPEGVVMLGAFADFRFERWASFVELAPRGIVYDMAFAGFIRGAYVGATAWDHPWVSPIEGDLAGYPPAVVVAGTHDPIVDSAREFAARIRDAGGQVVEYFPEGMPHGFYFFPGVHPEEDIAYRIVAEALAGVLGR, encoded by the coding sequence GTGGTGCGAGAGTCATTGAGAGTCATCCCCGACGGGCTTGTCGATGTCACCGCACCGGTGACCATCGACGGGTTGAGCTACATCGATCCGGCCGACCCGGCGCTGCCGATGTATGAGGTGATCGCCAACAATCGCCGGCCGGTCGCCCTGCGCGACCTGATGATCGAGCCGGTCCGATCCGGCTACATCGGTGACGGCCATCAGCCCGATCCGGCGCTCGTCCCGCCCAGCGGCGCCGAAGCGGTGCCCGGCGTCTCGGTCGATCAGGTCTATCTGCCGGTCCGCGACGGGGTGGCGCGGTGCCAGCTGTACCGTCCCGCGGGTTCGGGCGAGCAGGCGCTGCCGGTGATCGTCTACTACCACGGCGGCGGATTCACCGTCGGTTCGTCCGAAGACTGCGACTTCCTGGCGCGCAAACTCGCGGTCACCAACGACGCGCTGGTGGTGTCGGCCAACTACCGTTCGGCACCGGAGTTCATGTTCCCCGTGCCGCTGGACGACGCGTTCGACGTCTACCGGTGGGTCGTCGAGCACGGTGCCGACCTCGACGCCGACCCGACGCGGATCGTGGTCGCCGGCGATTCGGCGGGATCGAATTTCGCCGCGGTGATCCCGCTGCGGGCGCGCGACGAGGGAGTGCGCCCGCCCGAGGGCGTCGTCATGCTCGGCGCCTTCGCCGACTTCCGGTTCGAGCGCTGGGCGTCGTTCGTGGAGCTGGCTCCCCGCGGGATCGTCTACGACATGGCCTTCGCGGGCTTCATCCGCGGCGCCTACGTCGGCGCCACCGCGTGGGACCACCCGTGGGTGAGCCCCATCGAGGGTGATCTCGCCGGATATCCACCGGCCGTCGTGGTGGCCGGCACTCACGATCCGATCGTCGACTCGGCTCGTGAGTTCGCCGCCCGCATTCGGGACGCGGGCGGTCAGGTGGTCGAGTACTTTCCCGAGGGCATGCCACACGGGTTCTACTTCTTTCCCGGCGTGCATCCGGAGGAGGACATCGCCTACCGCATCGTCGCCGAGGCGCTCGCCGGCGTGCTCGGGCGCTGA
- a CDS encoding ABC transporter ATP-binding protein has protein sequence MMSSSRDELMAPASEAAIDIADLRVRRGGRPALDDVSLQVARGAITGLLGPSGCGKTTLMRSIVGTQIVAGGTVTVLGEPAGSAGLRHRIGYVTQEPTIYPDLRVVDNIRYFAALYGADAQDVDDAITAVGLDDHRKALAANLSGGQRTRVSLACALVGHPELLVLDEPTVGLDPVLRADLWARFDSLARHGTTLLVSSHVMDEADHCHDLLLMREGRILAHTTPTRLRKDTGCQSLEDAFLSIIRRGIAAAPA, from the coding sequence ATGATGAGTTCATCACGCGATGAATTGATGGCTCCGGCATCGGAGGCGGCCATCGACATCGCGGATCTGCGCGTCAGACGCGGAGGTCGGCCAGCGCTCGACGATGTGAGCCTGCAGGTTGCGCGCGGCGCGATCACCGGCTTGCTCGGCCCCTCGGGCTGCGGGAAGACGACGCTGATGCGCAGCATCGTCGGCACGCAGATCGTGGCCGGCGGAACGGTGACCGTCCTCGGGGAGCCCGCGGGCAGTGCCGGACTGCGCCACCGCATCGGCTACGTCACGCAGGAGCCGACCATCTACCCGGATCTGCGGGTGGTCGACAACATCCGCTATTTCGCCGCCCTGTACGGTGCCGACGCCCAGGACGTCGACGACGCGATCACCGCGGTCGGGCTCGACGACCACCGGAAGGCGTTGGCGGCCAACCTCTCCGGCGGCCAACGGACCAGAGTGTCGCTGGCCTGCGCTCTGGTCGGCCACCCGGAACTCCTCGTCCTCGACGAGCCGACCGTGGGCCTGGACCCCGTCCTGCGGGCGGACCTGTGGGCTCGCTTCGACAGCCTGGCCCGCCACGGAACGACCCTGCTGGTGTCCAGCCATGTGATGGACGAGGCAGACCACTGCCACGACCTGCTGCTCATGCGCGAGGGTCGGATCCTGGCACACACCACACCCACCCGGCTGCGGAAGGACACGGGATGTCAGTCACTGGAGGACGCGTTTCTGTCCATCATCCGCCGCGGCATCGCAGCAGCACCCGCCTGA
- a CDS encoding TlyA family RNA methyltransferase yields MTRRARVDAELVRRGLARSRQQAAELIGAGRVSIDGMRAAKPATAIPVSANLTVEDTGELTWVSRGAHKLIGALDAFGIPVEGRRCLDAGASTGGFTQVLLDRGAREVVAVDVGYGQLAWPLRTDSRVTVRERTNVRELTADAVGGPVDLVVADLSFISLATVLPALTACASPDADIVPMVKPQFEVGKERVGAGGVVSDPVLRADAVLSVARRAAELNWYPVAVTASPLPGPAGNVEYFLHLRSGTERALHGDALDAAIHRAVEEGPR; encoded by the coding sequence GTGACGCGGCGCGCTCGTGTGGACGCCGAGCTGGTCCGGCGCGGCCTGGCCCGCTCCCGTCAGCAGGCTGCGGAGCTGATCGGAGCAGGCCGCGTCAGCATCGACGGCATGCGTGCTGCCAAACCGGCGACCGCGATCCCGGTGAGCGCGAACCTGACCGTCGAGGACACCGGCGAGCTGACGTGGGTGTCGCGCGGCGCGCACAAGCTCATCGGCGCGCTCGACGCGTTCGGCATCCCGGTCGAGGGCCGGCGATGCCTGGATGCCGGCGCCTCCACCGGCGGCTTCACTCAAGTGCTGCTGGACCGTGGGGCCCGCGAGGTGGTTGCCGTCGACGTCGGCTACGGGCAATTGGCCTGGCCGTTGCGCACCGATTCGAGGGTCACCGTGAGGGAACGCACCAACGTCCGCGAGCTCACCGCCGACGCCGTCGGCGGACCCGTCGACCTCGTCGTCGCGGACCTGTCGTTCATCTCATTGGCCACGGTGCTTCCCGCGCTGACCGCGTGCGCGTCCCCGGACGCGGATATCGTTCCCATGGTGAAACCGCAGTTCGAGGTCGGCAAGGAGCGGGTAGGCGCCGGCGGCGTCGTCTCCGATCCCGTGCTGCGCGCCGACGCCGTCTTGTCGGTGGCCCGGCGGGCGGCCGAGCTGAACTGGTATCCCGTGGCGGTCACGGCCAGCCCCCTGCCCGGCCCGGCCGGCAACGTCGAATACTTCCTGCACCTGCGCTCCGGCACCGAGCGCGCACTGCACGGTGACGCCCTCGACGCCGCTATCCACCGGGCCGTCGAGGAGGGGCCGCGATGA
- a CDS encoding Trm112 family protein has protein sequence MTLDETLLSILVCPADRGPLLYVDGCLYNPRLKRKYRIDDGIPVLLVDEAVTVDDDEHRRLVAAAES, from the coding sequence GTGACACTCGACGAGACCCTGCTGTCGATCCTGGTCTGCCCGGCCGACCGGGGTCCGCTGCTGTACGTCGACGGGTGCCTGTACAACCCGCGGCTCAAGCGCAAGTACCGCATCGACGACGGCATCCCGGTGCTGCTGGTCGACGAAGCCGTCACCGTCGACGACGACGAGCACCGGCGGTTGGTCGCGGCGGCCGAGTCTTAA
- a CDS encoding tetratricopeptide repeat protein produces the protein MPQDNQGGRSDRRPSRGSGANRQRPGRDQRSAPRTSGPNRARSAQPRTDSEEIRPSGPPIPPHIEAKQLAPEIRGELTTLDRSTADAVARHLVAAGELLEEDPEAALAHARAARARSGRIAAVREAVGIAAYQCGDWAQALAELRAARRMGSRSPLLALIADCERGIGRPERAIELGRSDEAAQLTGDDADELRIVVAGARSDLGQHEQALAILSTPALDPARTGPTAARLFYAYAETLLALGREQDALQWFLHAAAADVEGVTDAEERITELS, from the coding sequence GTGCCCCAAGACAACCAGGGCGGCCGCAGTGACCGTCGACCGAGCCGCGGCTCCGGTGCCAACCGACAGCGCCCCGGTCGCGATCAGCGGTCGGCACCGCGCACCTCCGGTCCGAACCGGGCTCGTTCTGCCCAACCCAGGACCGACAGCGAGGAGATCCGTCCCAGCGGTCCGCCCATCCCGCCGCACATCGAAGCCAAACAGCTCGCGCCCGAGATCCGCGGAGAACTGACCACCCTGGACCGCTCGACGGCCGACGCCGTCGCCCGCCATCTCGTGGCCGCCGGTGAACTCCTCGAGGAGGACCCCGAAGCCGCGCTCGCGCACGCCCGGGCAGCCCGGGCGCGTTCCGGCCGGATCGCAGCGGTCCGCGAGGCAGTCGGCATCGCCGCGTATCAGTGTGGCGACTGGGCCCAGGCGCTCGCAGAACTGCGCGCGGCTCGGCGCATGGGCAGTCGCTCACCGCTCCTCGCGCTCATCGCGGACTGCGAACGCGGCATCGGCAGACCCGAGCGGGCCATCGAACTCGGACGCAGTGACGAGGCCGCACAGCTGACCGGTGACGACGCCGACGAATTGCGCATCGTCGTGGCGGGCGCGCGCTCGGACCTCGGCCAACACGAGCAAGCGCTCGCGATCCTGTCCACCCCTGCACTCGATCCCGCCAGAACCGGGCCGACCGCGGCCCGGCTCTTCTACGCCTATGCCGAGACGCTGCTGGCTCTCGGGCGTGAGCAGGACGCGCTGCAGTGGTTCCTCCATGCCGCGGCCGCCGACGTCGAAGGGGTCACCGACGCCGAAGAGCGCATCACGGAGCTCTCCTGA
- the tyrS gene encoding tyrosine--tRNA ligase, which translates to MGSDILKELEWRGLIAQSTDRDALAEALAAGPVTVYSGFDPTAPSLHAGHLIPLLTLRRFQQAGHRPIVLAGGATGMIGDPRDVGERTLQSADIIADWAERIRGQLERFVDFDDSPTGAVDANNLTWTSELSAIEFLRDIGKHFSVNVMLDRDTVRRRLEGEGISYTEFSYMLLQANDFVELHERYGCTLQVGGSDQWGNIIAGVRLVRQKSGASVHALTTPLVTDSEGKKFGKSTGGGSLWLDPEMTSPYAWYQYFINTADADVIRYLRWFTFLSADELADLEQSTADRPHERAAQRRLARELTTLVHGEAATASVEHASQALFGRAELSELDEATLAAALREASNNEVARLEPGGADSITDLLVSSGLSASKGAARRTIGEGGVSVNNVKIATDDWVPQDSDFLYGRWLVLRRGKRNVAGIERVG; encoded by the coding sequence GTGGGTAGCGACATCCTGAAGGAATTGGAGTGGCGCGGGCTGATCGCCCAGTCCACCGACCGTGACGCACTGGCCGAAGCGCTGGCCGCCGGCCCGGTCACCGTGTATTCCGGTTTCGACCCGACGGCGCCGAGCCTGCACGCCGGTCATCTGATACCGCTGCTGACGTTGCGGCGCTTCCAGCAGGCCGGGCATCGCCCGATCGTGCTCGCCGGCGGTGCCACCGGCATGATCGGCGACCCCCGAGACGTCGGCGAACGCACCCTGCAGAGCGCCGACATCATCGCCGACTGGGCGGAGCGCATCCGCGGGCAACTGGAACGGTTCGTCGATTTCGACGACTCGCCGACCGGCGCGGTGGACGCCAACAACCTCACGTGGACGTCGGAGCTGTCGGCGATCGAATTCCTGCGCGACATCGGCAAGCACTTCTCGGTCAACGTCATGCTCGACCGCGACACCGTGCGCCGCCGACTCGAGGGCGAGGGCATCTCCTACACGGAGTTCAGCTACATGCTGTTGCAGGCCAATGATTTCGTTGAACTCCACGAGCGCTACGGGTGCACTCTGCAGGTCGGCGGGTCCGATCAGTGGGGCAACATCATCGCCGGAGTGCGGTTGGTGCGGCAGAAGTCCGGCGCCTCGGTGCATGCCCTCACCACGCCGCTCGTGACCGACTCCGAAGGCAAGAAGTTCGGCAAGTCCACCGGCGGCGGCAGTCTCTGGCTGGACCCGGAGATGACCAGCCCCTATGCCTGGTACCAGTACTTCATCAACACCGCCGACGCGGACGTGATCCGCTACCTGCGGTGGTTCACCTTCTTGTCGGCCGACGAGCTGGCCGACCTCGAGCAGTCGACCGCCGACCGTCCGCACGAGCGCGCCGCACAGCGGCGCCTGGCCCGGGAACTCACCACGCTCGTGCACGGCGAGGCGGCGACCGCATCCGTCGAGCATGCGAGTCAGGCTCTGTTCGGCCGCGCGGAACTGTCGGAACTCGACGAAGCGACCCTGGCTGCGGCGCTTCGGGAGGCCAGTAACAACGAAGTCGCTCGACTCGAGCCCGGGGGAGCCGACTCCATCACCGACCTGCTGGTGTCGAGTGGGCTGTCGGCGAGCAAGGGCGCGGCTCGGCGCACGATCGGCGAGGGCGGAGTCAGCGTCAACAACGTGAAGATCGCCACAGACGACTGGGTGCCGCAGGATTCCGACTTCCTCTACGGCAGGTGGCTGGTGCTGCGCAGAGGGAAGAGGAATGTCGCCGGCATCGAGCGCGTTGGCTGA